One Armatimonadota bacterium DNA segment encodes these proteins:
- the purL gene encoding phosphoribosylformylglycinamidine synthase subunit PurL has protein sequence MAEVVAERNLRLFPDEVAEIRRRLGREPNSVEWRVFEALWSEHCSYKHSRPYLRILPTEGPGVLRGPGGNAGVVEVAPGWAVAMKIESHNHPSAVDPFHGAATGVGGIIRDVLAMGARPVALLDSLRFGDGPRARRLLEGVVAGIAHYGNAVGVPVVGGEVHTEPCYTHHPLVNVCCVGILRAHQVQSAAARGPGNVVLYAGARTGRDGIGGAAFASEELDAHSEVQDRSAVQIGDPFAGKLLIEATLEAYRTGAVVAVQDMGAAGLACAAAEMSARGGVGMRIHLDRVPRRETGMRPEEVLLSESQERMLLVVERGREEEVAAIYRRWGLVAQPIGVVTEERVLRVYDGERLVAELPPELVTDAPERRVPEQPYGPSPLCTETLPVPEDPAGVLLQLLRTPGIRSKRWIYTQYDHMVQINTVVGPGSDAAVLRVKEAPPLGIALSVDGPGRIAHLDPWCGGAWAVCEASLNVACSGARPVALTDGLNLPSPERPEVAWSLRRVVEGIADACRALGIPVIGGNVSLYNESADRIYPTPIVAVLGVLRDVNRVIPSGFRRPGDLVVLVGALEASLAGSTYLKEVHGLVAGCPRVPDLDLHGRLVNLLVRAAEEDLVRSAHDLSDGGLAVALAEACLLGGVGATCDLSLEQTRVDELLFGEGPSRVVVTVPVDRYEAFYARCREHRVPVRLLGRVGGEALRIRLAVGGIEIRATDLREAWEG, from the coding sequence ATGGCGGAGGTCGTAGCGGAGCGCAACCTGCGCCTTTTCCCCGACGAGGTGGCGGAGATCCGGCGGCGGCTTGGACGGGAACCGAACTCCGTGGAGTGGCGGGTGTTCGAGGCCTTGTGGTCCGAGCACTGCTCCTACAAGCACTCCCGTCCCTACCTCCGGATCCTGCCCACGGAAGGGCCCGGTGTGCTGCGGGGACCCGGGGGGAATGCGGGCGTGGTGGAGGTCGCGCCCGGGTGGGCGGTGGCCATGAAGATCGAGAGCCACAACCATCCCAGCGCCGTGGACCCCTTCCACGGCGCCGCCACGGGGGTGGGCGGGATCATCCGGGACGTGCTCGCCATGGGGGCCCGGCCCGTGGCCCTGCTTGATTCCCTGCGGTTCGGGGATGGCCCGAGGGCGCGGCGGCTCCTGGAAGGCGTGGTGGCCGGGATCGCCCACTATGGGAACGCGGTCGGGGTTCCCGTGGTGGGCGGGGAGGTCCACACAGAACCCTGCTACACGCACCACCCCCTCGTAAACGTGTGCTGCGTGGGGATCCTGCGCGCCCATCAAGTGCAGAGCGCCGCCGCCCGGGGCCCCGGGAACGTGGTCCTGTACGCGGGGGCCCGCACGGGCCGGGACGGCATCGGCGGTGCTGCCTTTGCCTCCGAGGAACTGGATGCGCACAGCGAGGTGCAGGACCGGAGCGCGGTCCAAATCGGGGACCCGTTTGCCGGCAAACTCCTCATCGAGGCCACCCTGGAGGCCTACCGGACCGGAGCCGTGGTGGCGGTGCAGGACATGGGAGCCGCGGGGCTTGCGTGCGCGGCCGCGGAGATGAGCGCCCGGGGCGGGGTCGGCATGCGGATCCACCTGGACCGGGTGCCCCGCCGAGAGACGGGAATGCGGCCGGAGGAGGTTCTCCTCAGCGAGTCCCAGGAGCGGATGCTGTTGGTGGTGGAGCGGGGCCGGGAGGAGGAGGTGGCCGCCATCTACCGGCGGTGGGGGCTCGTGGCCCAGCCCATCGGGGTGGTGACGGAGGAGAGGGTACTGCGGGTCTATGACGGGGAGCGGCTGGTGGCGGAGCTCCCGCCGGAACTCGTGACCGACGCCCCCGAGCGCCGGGTTCCCGAGCAACCCTACGGGCCCTCGCCGCTTTGCACGGAGACCCTCCCGGTGCCGGAGGATCCTGCGGGGGTTCTCCTGCAGCTTCTGCGCACGCCTGGAATCCGCAGCAAACGCTGGATCTACACCCAGTACGACCACATGGTGCAGATCAATACCGTGGTGGGGCCGGGCTCGGACGCCGCGGTGCTGCGCGTCAAGGAGGCGCCCCCTCTGGGCATCGCCCTCAGCGTGGACGGTCCCGGCCGCATCGCCCACCTGGATCCGTGGTGCGGGGGGGCCTGGGCCGTCTGCGAGGCGTCCCTGAACGTGGCCTGTAGCGGTGCCCGGCCCGTGGCCCTGACGGACGGGCTCAACCTCCCCAGCCCCGAGCGGCCGGAGGTGGCGTGGAGCCTGCGGCGGGTGGTGGAGGGGATCGCGGATGCCTGTCGGGCCTTGGGGATTCCCGTGATCGGCGGCAACGTGAGCCTCTACAACGAGTCTGCGGACCGCATCTACCCCACACCCATCGTGGCAGTCCTCGGGGTGCTGAGGGACGTGAACCGGGTGATCCCCAGCGGCTTCCGGCGTCCCGGAGACCTCGTGGTGCTCGTGGGCGCGCTTGAGGCATCCCTCGCGGGAAGCACCTACCTGAAGGAGGTACACGGTCTCGTGGCGGGCTGCCCGCGGGTCCCGGACCTCGACCTGCACGGGCGCCTGGTGAACCTCCTCGTGCGGGCGGCGGAGGAGGATCTGGTGCGCTCCGCGCACGATCTGAGCGATGGAGGACTCGCGGTGGCCCTGGCGGAGGCCTGCCTCCTGGGGGGAGTGGGGGCAACCTGCGATCTCTCCCTGGAGCAGACCCGGGTGGACGAGCTCCTCTTCGGGGAAGGGCCGTCTCGAGTGGTGGTCACGGTGCCCGTGGACCGGTACGAGGCCTTCTACGCCCGGTGCCGGGAGCACCGGGTGCCCGTACGGCTGCTGGGCCGGGTGGGAGGGGAAGCCCTCCGGATCCGGCTCGCCGTTGGTGGGATCGAGATTCGGGCGACGGACCTGAGGGAGGCGTGGGAGGGATGA